In Blautia wexlerae DSM 19850, a single window of DNA contains:
- the alaS gene encoding alanine--tRNA ligase, which translates to MKKYGVNELRQMFLDFMESKGHLVMKSFSLVPQGDKSLLLINAGMAPLKPYFTGAEIPPRTRVSTCQKCIRTGDIENVGKTARHGTFFEMLGNFSFGDYFKKEAIHWSWEFLTEVVGLDANRLYPSVYLEDDEAFDIWNKEIGIPADRIFRFGKEDNFWEHGAGPCGPCSEIYYDRGEKYGCGKPGCTVGCDCDRYMEVWNNVFTQFENDGNGNYTTLKQKNIDTGMGLERLAVVVQDVDSIFDVDTICALRNLVCKISGKEYEKNYNDDVSIRLITDHIRSATFMISDGIMPTNEGRGYVLRRLIRRAARHGRLLGIEGTFLAKLSEEVINGSKAGYPELEEKKEFIFKVLTNEENQFNKTIDQGLRILGEMEDEMKAAGEKTLSGENAFKLYDTYGFPMDLTKEILEEKGYDIDEAGFQKCMEEQRNKARSAREVTNYMGADATVYDDIDVNVTTEFVGYDHLTFDSKVTVLTTETEIVNSLMEGQKGTVFTEQTPFYATMGGQVGDTGVIETANGKFVVEDTIKLRGGKFGHVGHMESGMISTDETVSLKVDEVARRDTEKNHSATHLLQKALKTVLGSHVEQKGSLVTPDRLRFDFAHFQAMTADEIAQVEALVNKEIQAGLEVRTDVMDVEEAKKSGAMALFGEKYDQKVRVVSMGDFSKELCGGTHVANTGNIMLFKIVSESGIAAGVRRIEALTGNGVLEYYKKQEELLHEAAKALKTNPAEIVEKIGHLQGEVKALSSENESLKSKLAQGALGDVMDKVVEVKGVKLLAAKVDGVDMNGLRDLGDQLKGKLGEGVVLLAAVNGEKVNLLAMATDAAQKAGAHAGNLIKAVAAIVGGGGGGRPNMAQAGGKNPAKAQEAVDAAAGILEGQIK; encoded by the coding sequence CTGCCAGAAATGTATCCGTACAGGTGATATCGAGAATGTAGGTAAAACCGCACGCCACGGTACATTCTTTGAGATGCTTGGTAACTTCTCCTTTGGTGACTACTTTAAGAAAGAAGCCATCCACTGGTCCTGGGAATTCCTTACAGAGGTAGTAGGACTGGATGCAAACCGTCTGTATCCTTCCGTATATCTGGAAGATGATGAAGCATTTGACATCTGGAACAAAGAAATCGGAATCCCGGCTGACAGAATTTTCCGTTTTGGAAAAGAAGATAACTTCTGGGAGCATGGCGCAGGTCCCTGTGGTCCATGTTCAGAGATCTACTATGACCGTGGAGAGAAATACGGCTGCGGGAAACCTGGCTGTACAGTAGGCTGTGACTGCGACCGTTACATGGAAGTATGGAACAACGTATTTACCCAGTTTGAGAACGATGGAAACGGAAATTATACAACACTGAAACAGAAGAACATTGATACAGGTATGGGTCTGGAACGTCTGGCAGTTGTTGTGCAAGACGTAGATTCCATCTTCGATGTAGATACGATCTGCGCACTGCGTAACCTGGTATGTAAGATCTCCGGAAAAGAATACGAGAAGAATTATAATGATGACGTATCCATCCGTCTGATCACAGACCATATCCGTTCTGCAACATTTATGATCTCCGACGGTATCATGCCTACGAACGAAGGCCGCGGTTATGTACTCCGCCGTCTGATCCGTCGTGCAGCACGTCACGGACGTCTTCTTGGAATCGAAGGAACCTTCCTTGCCAAATTAAGTGAAGAAGTGATCAATGGTTCCAAAGCAGGATATCCGGAGTTGGAAGAGAAGAAGGAATTTATCTTTAAAGTTCTCACAAATGAAGAAAACCAGTTCAACAAGACCATTGACCAGGGTCTTCGTATTCTCGGAGAGATGGAAGATGAGATGAAAGCAGCAGGAGAGAAAACACTTTCCGGCGAAAATGCATTCAAATTATATGATACTTACGGATTCCCGATGGATCTTACAAAAGAGATCCTTGAGGAAAAAGGATATGATATCGACGAAGCAGGCTTCCAGAAATGTATGGAAGAGCAGAGAAACAAAGCCCGTTCTGCACGTGAAGTAACCAACTATATGGGCGCTGACGCAACTGTATATGATGATATCGATGTAAATGTTACAACAGAATTTGTAGGATACGACCATCTTACCTTTGATTCCAAAGTAACAGTCCTTACAACAGAGACAGAGATCGTAAACTCCCTGATGGAAGGTCAGAAAGGAACTGTCTTTACAGAGCAGACTCCATTCTACGCAACTATGGGTGGACAGGTCGGAGATACAGGTGTGATCGAAACTGCAAACGGTAAGTTCGTAGTAGAAGACACCATCAAGCTTCGCGGCGGTAAATTCGGACATGTAGGTCATATGGAATCCGGTATGATCTCCACAGACGAAACTGTTTCCCTGAAAGTGGATGAAGTTGCAAGAAGAGACACTGAGAAGAACCACAGTGCAACACATCTTCTTCAGAAAGCATTAAAGACAGTTCTTGGAAGTCATGTAGAACAGAAGGGTTCTCTGGTAACACCGGACAGACTTCGTTTCGACTTTGCTCATTTCCAGGCTATGACAGCTGATGAGATCGCACAGGTAGAAGCGCTTGTTAATAAAGAAATCCAGGCTGGTCTTGAAGTCCGTACAGATGTTATGGATGTGGAAGAGGCTAAGAAATCCGGAGCAATGGCTCTGTTTGGAGAGAAATATGATCAGAAGGTACGTGTGGTATCCATGGGCGACTTCTCCAAGGAACTCTGCGGTGGTACTCATGTGGCAAACACAGGTAACATCATGCTGTTCAAAATTGTTTCCGAATCCGGTATTGCAGCAGGTGTGCGCCGTATTGAAGCTCTGACAGGAAATGGTGTTCTGGAATACTATAAGAAACAGGAAGAACTGCTTCATGAAGCTGCAAAAGCCCTGAAAACAAATCCTGCAGAGATCGTAGAGAAGATCGGACATCTTCAGGGAGAAGTAAAGGCACTCTCCAGTGAGAACGAATCCTTAAAGAGCAAACTGGCTCAGGGAGCTCTGGGAGATGTTATGGATAAAGTAGTAGAAGTCAAAGGTGTGAAACTTCTTGCTGCAAAAGTAGACGGAGTGGATATGAACGGACTTCGTGACCTTGGCGACCAGCTGAAAGGCAAACTTGGTGAGGGTGTTGTCCTTCTGGCAGCAGTAAACGGTGAGAAAGTAAACCTTCTTGCAATGGCTACTGATGCAGCACAGAAAGCAGGCGCTCACGCAGGTAACCTGATCAAAGCAGTGGCAGCTATCGTAGGCGGTGGCGGCGGCGGACGTCCGAACATGGCTCAGGCCGGCGGAAAGAACCCTGCCAAAGCTCAGGAAGCTGTAGATGCAGCAGCAGGAATCCTTGAAGGTCAGATAAAGTAA
- the rpsU gene encoding 30S ribosomal protein S21, which yields MSNVIVKENETLDSALRRFKRSCAKAGIQQEIRKREHYEKPSVRRKKKSEAARKRKYN from the coding sequence ATGTCAAACGTAATCGTAAAAGAGAACGAGACTTTAGATAGCGCTCTTCGCAGATTCAAGAGAAGCTGTGCAAAAGCAGGAATCCAGCAGGAAATCCGCAAAAGAGAGCATTACGAGAAACCAAGCGTTCGTCGTAAAAAGAAATCTGAAGCCGCAAGAAAACGTAAATATAATTAA
- the cls gene encoding cardiolipin synthase encodes MLVQLGWILMMVLRLAAYSRYIDIGLRLIGIVLVLWILNKEINPSYKLAWTMLILILPILGVVLYFVFGRSRIAAIMQQHFEQRIEESREYLRDQPQTRQKLETLDPSASNQSRYISDVSRFPVHENTTAEYFQVGDDMFPVLVRELKQAKKYIFIEYFIINDGVMWQTILNILEEKAAEGVDVRLIYDGFGCLTTLPHKYYEELQKKGIKCQVFNPFRPILNIIQNNRDHRKLCIIDGWVGFTGGINLADEYINQKARFGHWKDTAVMLKGEAVWNMTVMFLHMWTVIGRSEESIDYEAYFPHRYHEEEFESDGFVQPFCDTPLDEEVVGEDVYLNIINKAKKYVYICTPYLIIDNEMMTALCLAAKSGVDVRIMTPGIPDKKLVFILTQSYYRQLLEAGVKIYEYQPGFLHAKSFVSDDEIGVVGTINLDYRSLYLHFEDGVWIYRNRVIQDIKDDFIQTMEYCRQIEPEFCLNRNIGLRIMQNIFRAFAPLM; translated from the coding sequence ATGCTCGTCCAGCTTGGATGGATCTTAATGATGGTACTGCGTCTGGCTGCGTATTCCAGATACATTGATATCGGATTAAGGCTGATAGGTATTGTGCTGGTATTGTGGATTTTGAATAAGGAAATAAATCCTTCCTATAAACTGGCCTGGACCATGCTGATCCTGATTCTGCCGATCCTTGGAGTGGTATTATATTTTGTATTTGGACGTTCCAGGATCGCTGCGATCATGCAGCAGCATTTTGAACAGAGGATTGAGGAGAGCAGGGAGTATCTGCGGGATCAGCCACAGACGAGGCAGAAGCTGGAGACTCTGGATCCCTCGGCTTCGAACCAGTCCAGATACATTTCGGATGTTTCCAGATTTCCGGTTCATGAGAACACAACTGCAGAGTATTTTCAGGTAGGAGACGATATGTTTCCGGTGCTTGTGAGGGAACTGAAACAGGCGAAGAAATATATTTTTATTGAATATTTCATTATCAATGATGGAGTGATGTGGCAGACGATCCTGAATATTCTGGAAGAGAAAGCTGCGGAGGGCGTTGATGTGCGCCTGATCTATGACGGATTTGGCTGTCTTACAACACTTCCCCATAAATATTATGAAGAGCTTCAGAAAAAAGGAATCAAATGTCAGGTATTTAATCCTTTCCGTCCCATTCTGAATATTATCCAGAATAACCGGGATCACAGGAAGCTCTGTATCATTGACGGATGGGTTGGATTTACGGGAGGCATCAATCTTGCAGATGAATATATCAACCAGAAAGCGCGTTTCGGACACTGGAAGGACACTGCAGTTATGCTCAAAGGGGAAGCTGTCTGGAATATGACGGTAATGTTTCTCCATATGTGGACGGTGATCGGCAGATCTGAAGAAAGTATTGATTATGAAGCCTATTTTCCCCACAGATATCATGAGGAAGAATTTGAGAGTGACGGATTTGTCCAGCCGTTCTGTGATACACCTCTGGATGAGGAGGTTGTCGGTGAAGATGTATATCTGAACATTATCAACAAAGCAAAAAAATATGTATACATCTGTACTCCTTATCTGATCATAGACAATGAGATGATGACTGCCCTCTGTCTGGCAGCCAAAAGCGGGGTGGATGTGCGTATTATGACGCCGGGAATCCCTGACAAGAAGCTGGTATTTATCCTTACTCAGTCCTATTACAGACAGCTTCTGGAAGCGGGTGTAAAGATTTATGAATATCAGCCCGGTTTCCTTCACGCAAAATCCTTTGTGAGTGATGATGAGATCGGAGTAGTGGGAACCATCAACCTGGACTATCGAAGCCTTTATCTTCATTTTGAGGATGGTGTATGGATCTACAGAAACAGAGTAATACAGGATATCAAAGATGATTTTATCCAGACTATGGAATATTGCAGGCAGATAGAACCGGAATTCTGCCTGAACAGAAATATAGGGCTGCGTATCATGCAGAATATTTTCCGCGCATTTGCGCCGCTGATGTAA
- a CDS encoding DUF6783 domain-containing protein has product MKYPAKWGVQIVGMIFQTRSKTTFFIHYIAIQ; this is encoded by the coding sequence ATGAAATATCCCGCAAAGTGGGGCGTGCAGATTGTGGGAATGATTTTTCAGACACGCTCTAAGACTACTTTCTTTATTCATTATATAGCAATCCAATAA
- a CDS encoding DUF6783 domain-containing protein codes for MCVTICGIFCPDEGAVAGYGN; via the coding sequence ATGTGCGTCACAATTTGTGGGATATTTTGCCCGGATGAGGGCGCTGTAGCGGGCTACGGCAACTGA
- a CDS encoding D-alanyl-D-alanine carboxypeptidase family protein: MQKKWISIICAVIIMVCTIITPAYAAGIFLPEESNTKQAESTDLIEAPSGILMEAQTGTVVYQKDADTRRSPASITKIMTLILIFDALDKGSLKMDDTVTTSAHAKSMGGSQVFLEEGEIQTVETLIKCIVIASGNDASVAMAEHICGSEQEFVRHMNERAEGLGMKNTHFEDCCGLTESPDHYTTARDIAIMSRELITKYPKILEYSSVWMENITHVTRQGTKEFGLTNTNKLIRSYEGCVGLKTGSTSIAKYCLSAVAKRNDITLIAAVMAAPDYKVRFKDAASMLNYGFSKCSLYIDKKMEALPEVPVRNGKKKTVSLVYEEQFHYLDTTGQNIGNVKRKLRIHREVKAPVKKNTLAGEMIYSVDGKEVGKVRILYGENSGKATYLDCLKKVVLKL; encoded by the coding sequence ATGCAAAAAAAATGGATCTCCATAATATGCGCTGTGATCATCATGGTCTGCACTATCATTACCCCTGCTTATGCCGCCGGAATCTTTTTGCCCGAGGAAAGCAATACCAAACAGGCAGAATCCACAGATCTTATTGAAGCACCCTCAGGAATCTTAATGGAAGCGCAGACAGGAACAGTCGTTTATCAGAAGGATGCGGATACCAGACGAAGCCCTGCAAGTATCACAAAGATCATGACACTGATCCTGATCTTTGATGCTCTGGATAAAGGCAGCCTGAAAATGGACGACACAGTCACAACCAGTGCCCATGCAAAGTCCATGGGCGGTTCTCAGGTGTTTCTGGAGGAGGGGGAAATCCAGACAGTGGAAACCCTGATCAAATGCATTGTGATTGCATCAGGAAATGATGCCAGCGTAGCAATGGCAGAGCATATCTGCGGCAGTGAACAGGAATTTGTCCGCCACATGAATGAACGGGCAGAGGGACTTGGGATGAAAAATACTCATTTTGAAGACTGCTGTGGTCTGACAGAATCTCCCGATCATTACACAACAGCCAGGGACATTGCCATCATGAGCAGGGAACTGATCACAAAATATCCGAAGATTCTGGAATATTCTTCTGTCTGGATGGAAAATATCACCCATGTGACCAGGCAGGGGACAAAGGAATTCGGACTTACCAATACCAACAAACTGATCCGCAGCTACGAGGGCTGTGTCGGCCTGAAAACAGGAAGCACCAGTATTGCAAAATACTGCCTCAGTGCAGTCGCCAAAAGAAATGACATTACTCTGATCGCAGCAGTGATGGCAGCCCCGGACTATAAAGTGCGATTTAAAGATGCAGCCTCCATGTTAAATTATGGCTTTTCAAAATGCAGCCTGTACATAGATAAGAAAATGGAAGCTCTGCCTGAGGTCCCGGTCAGAAATGGAAAGAAAAAGACGGTTTCCCTGGTTTATGAGGAACAGTTCCATTATCTGGACACTACAGGACAGAATATCGGGAATGTAAAAAGAAAGCTGAGGATCCACAGGGAAGTAAAGGCTCCGGTGAAAAAGAACACCCTGGCAGGGGAGATGATCTATTCCGTCGATGGGAAGGAAGTGGGAAAAGTGCGGATCCTTTATGGAGAAAATTCAGGAAAAGCCACGTATCTGGATTGTCTGAAAAAAGTTGTCCTGAAACTGTAG
- a CDS encoding molybdopterin-binding protein, which yields MKEIRTEDAVGHILCHDITQIIKDVKKGVLFKKGHIVREEDIPLLLSVGKEHLYVWEKKEGILHENEGAEILYKICAGDSDTMHGSDIKEGKIELIADIDGVLKIRREALLAVNSLGEMMIASRHGDFPVKKGGKLAGTRIIPLVIEKEKMDRAAEAAGTEPVFSILPYKKKKVGIVTTGSEVQKGLITDTFTPVLRDKFAKFPSEVIGQTKPGDDMEQITADILKFIEEGADMVVCSGGMSVDPDDRTPGAIKATGTRIVSYGAPVLPGAMMLISYYEKDGRQIPILGLPGCVMYAKNTIFDLLLPRLMADDEITLSEINQLGEGGLCLNCDVCTFPNCGFGK from the coding sequence ATGAAAGAAATCCGTACAGAAGATGCTGTAGGACATATTTTGTGTCATGATATCACACAGATTATCAAAGATGTTAAAAAAGGGGTGCTTTTTAAGAAAGGTCATATCGTCAGAGAAGAGGATATTCCTCTGTTACTCTCTGTAGGAAAAGAACATTTATATGTGTGGGAGAAGAAAGAAGGAATCCTTCATGAGAATGAAGGCGCAGAGATCCTTTATAAGATCTGTGCCGGAGATTCAGACACCATGCATGGTTCTGATATAAAAGAGGGAAAGATCGAGCTGATCGCAGACATTGACGGAGTGCTTAAGATCCGCAGGGAAGCTCTGCTGGCTGTCAATTCACTTGGAGAGATGATGATCGCATCCCGCCATGGAGATTTTCCTGTAAAGAAGGGCGGTAAACTTGCAGGAACCAGAATTATCCCTCTGGTGATCGAGAAGGAGAAAATGGATCGTGCAGCAGAGGCGGCAGGCACAGAGCCAGTCTTTTCCATTCTGCCATATAAAAAGAAAAAGGTTGGTATCGTAACAACAGGAAGTGAAGTGCAGAAAGGTCTGATCACTGACACCTTCACTCCTGTACTGAGAGATAAATTTGCAAAATTTCCATCAGAGGTCATCGGTCAGACAAAACCGGGTGACGATATGGAACAGATAACAGCCGACATCCTGAAATTTATCGAAGAGGGAGCCGATATGGTAGTCTGCAGCGGTGGAATGAGCGTAGATCCGGATGACAGAACTCCGGGTGCGATTAAAGCAACAGGAACCCGCATCGTATCCTACGGTGCACCCGTACTTCCGGGAGCTATGATGCTGATCTCCTATTATGAGAAAGACGGCAGGCAGATACCGATCCTTGGGCTTCCGGGATGTGTTATGTATGCAAAGAATACCATCTTTGATCTGCTTCTGCCAAGACTGATGGCAGATGATGAGATCACATTATCAGAGATCAACCAACTTGGAGAGGGTGGACTCTGCCTGAACTGTGATGTCTGTACATTCCCGAACTGCGGATTCGGAAAATAA
- a CDS encoding metallophosphoesterase — translation MKRFKTVHYTIHSNKIKDARGIRFAVIADLHGMEFGTDNRKLPETIHRYRPDGILIAGDMIVRNDPASLEKASSLLRSLAQQYPVYYALGNHEYKLYRTDPQENCMAARYQEYEKELKTAGIHILHNESCSLQVGKTSLTVYGLEIPLIYYKKPFSPQLKREEVRELIGEPSSDSLNILLAHSPKYGDTYFDWGADLILSGHYHGGIVRLGRHNGLLSPQLHPFPKFCCGDFHRKDQHMLVSAGAGEHTIPVRIHNPRELLMVDLKPNAENIVTVC, via the coding sequence ATGAAAAGATTTAAAACCGTACATTATACAATCCATTCTAACAAAATAAAGGATGCGAGAGGCATCAGATTTGCTGTGATCGCAGATCTTCATGGCATGGAATTTGGCACTGATAACAGAAAGCTTCCGGAGACAATCCACCGGTACAGACCGGATGGGATCCTCATTGCCGGTGATATGATCGTGAGAAATGATCCTGCCTCTCTGGAAAAAGCTTCCTCCCTTCTGAGGAGCCTTGCTCAGCAGTATCCGGTCTATTATGCGCTGGGAAACCATGAATATAAGCTGTACAGGACAGATCCTCAGGAGAACTGTATGGCAGCCCGATATCAGGAATATGAAAAGGAGCTGAAGACAGCCGGGATCCATATCCTGCATAATGAATCCTGCAGCCTGCAGGTGGGAAAAACCAGCCTTACTGTCTATGGTCTGGAAATACCTCTGATCTATTATAAAAAGCCATTTTCTCCACAGCTTAAGAGAGAGGAAGTCAGGGAACTGATCGGAGAACCATCTTCCGATTCCCTGAATATTCTTCTGGCCCACAGTCCCAAATATGGAGATACCTATTTTGACTGGGGTGCGGATCTGATCCTGAGTGGGCATTATCATGGAGGGATTGTAAGACTTGGCAGGCACAATGGCCTGCTTTCCCCACAGCTTCATCCATTTCCGAAGTTCTGCTGCGGAGATTTCCACAGGAAGGATCAGCATATGCTGGTAAGCGCAGGAGCAGGGGAACACACCATACCTGTGAGAATCCATAATCCCAGGGAATTGCTGATGGTGGATCTGAAACCAAATGCTGAGAATATTGTTACTGTCTGCTGA
- a CDS encoding segregation and condensation protein A, with translation MGIPVKLEVFEGPLDLLLHLIEKNKIDIYDIPIVEITDQYMEYIHAMEREDLGIMSEFMVMAATLLDIKCKMLLPKEVNEEGEEEDPRAELVEKLLEYKMYKFMSYELKDKMDDAANVFFKEPTIPDEVLQYREPVDPKELLAGLTLEKLNAIYKSIIRRQEDKVDPIRSKFGTIEKEEVSLSDKMIEIKDFARTHQKFSFRNLLESQCSKVQVIVTFLSILELMKMGHIHVEQDRLFDDISVEVQTDPDTWKNLTEFAEDEPQNTEINM, from the coding sequence ATGGGAATTCCGGTAAAGCTGGAAGTATTTGAAGGTCCTCTGGATCTCTTACTGCACCTTATCGAAAAAAATAAAATAGATATCTATGATATCCCCATCGTGGAGATCACAGATCAGTATATGGAATACATCCATGCCATGGAGAGGGAAGACCTTGGAATCATGAGTGAGTTTATGGTCATGGCAGCCACATTGCTGGATATCAAGTGTAAAATGCTTCTCCCGAAAGAGGTCAATGAAGAGGGAGAAGAGGAAGATCCAAGAGCGGAACTGGTGGAGAAACTTCTGGAATATAAGATGTATAAGTTTATGTCCTATGAATTAAAGGACAAGATGGACGATGCGGCAAATGTATTCTTTAAAGAGCCCACTATTCCGGATGAGGTACTGCAATACAGAGAGCCTGTAGATCCAAAGGAGCTTCTGGCAGGTCTCACGCTGGAGAAACTGAATGCGATTTACAAGTCCATCATCCGCAGGCAGGAAGACAAGGTTGATCCTATCCGAAGCAAATTCGGAACCATCGAGAAGGAAGAGGTCAGTCTGTCTGATAAGATGATAGAGATCAAAGATTTTGCCCGTACCCATCAAAAATTCAGCTTCCGCAATCTCCTGGAGAGTCAGTGCTCGAAAGTACAGGTGATCGTCACCTTTCTCTCCATACTGGAACTGATGAAAATGGGACATATCCATGTGGAGCAGGACAGACTGTTCGATGATATCTCTGTTGAAGTACAGACAGACCCGGATACATGGAAGAATCTTACAGAATTTGCGGAAGATGAACCGCAGAATACAGAGATCAATATGTAA
- the scpB gene encoding SMC-Scp complex subunit ScpB, whose amino-acid sequence MKIKETEAAIEAILFAMGGSVELPRIARAIGVDEKTTGRIIRNMMDRYQEENRGIQIIELENSFQMCTKKEYYQYLINIALHPQKPALSDVMLETLSIIAYKQPVTKAEIEKIRGVKCDHAINKLVEYSLVRELGRLDAPGRPILLGTTEEFLRCFGVQDLESLPVPDPVQIEDFKAEAEEEIQLKLDV is encoded by the coding sequence GTGAAGATTAAGGAGACAGAAGCTGCGATAGAAGCAATACTTTTTGCAATGGGCGGTTCCGTAGAACTGCCCCGGATCGCCAGAGCCATCGGTGTGGACGAGAAGACAACAGGAAGGATCATCCGCAATATGATGGACCGTTATCAGGAAGAGAACAGAGGCATCCAGATCATAGAACTGGAGAATTCTTTCCAGATGTGTACAAAGAAAGAATATTATCAGTATCTGATCAATATTGCCCTGCATCCTCAGAAGCCGGCACTGTCAGATGTTATGCTGGAAACCTTATCCATCATTGCATACAAACAGCCGGTTACAAAGGCGGAAATCGAGAAGATTCGAGGGGTAAAATGTGACCACGCCATCAACAAGCTGGTAGAATACAGTCTGGTCAGGGAGCTGGGGCGTCTGGATGCCCCCGGACGTCCAATCCTGCTCGGAACCACGGAAGAGTTTCTGCGCTGCTTCGGCGTACAGGATCTGGAATCCCTGCCTGTCCCTGACCCTGTCCAGATAGAGGACTTTAAGGCAGAGGCAGAGGAAGAAATCCAGCTGAAACTGGATGTGTAA
- a CDS encoding zinc dependent phospholipase C family protein — translation MPTTYAHDLFGKEVYKRLPPDMKALLRRHGDLYRIGLHGPDILFYYMVSKNPVTQFGIEMHHEKARAFFEEGMRQVRRNNDEALFAYLLGFGCHYILDSACHPYVNKMAAEGVIPHIVLEKEFDRVLMEETGKDPDHYYPACGIVPKMEYARVIHRAIPLVKTMNIYISVRMMKIFTNFMVCDDHGRKRRILGRLLRLGGESIGSVIEHFMTAEAVEQAKAPMPELERLYREAVPEAVEYLRELYTLREGAYHLSRRWDRTYNG, via the coding sequence ATGCCAACCACATATGCACATGATTTATTTGGAAAAGAAGTATATAAGAGACTGCCTCCAGATATGAAAGCTCTGCTCCGCAGACATGGAGATCTGTACAGGATCGGTTTACATGGGCCGGATATCCTGTTCTACTATATGGTTTCAAAGAATCCTGTTACCCAGTTCGGGATTGAGATGCATCATGAGAAGGCAAGAGCCTTTTTTGAAGAAGGGATGCGGCAGGTCAGAAGAAATAACGATGAGGCACTCTTTGCATATCTTCTTGGATTTGGCTGTCATTATATTCTGGACTCCGCATGTCATCCTTATGTAAATAAGATGGCTGCAGAAGGAGTTATTCCTCACATTGTTCTGGAGAAAGAATTTGACCGTGTGCTTATGGAAGAGACCGGCAAAGATCCCGACCATTATTATCCGGCCTGCGGGATAGTGCCGAAGATGGAATATGCCAGAGTCATCCACAGGGCCATTCCTCTGGTGAAAACCATGAACATTTATATTTCTGTCAGGATGATGAAAATTTTTACCAATTTTATGGTATGTGATGACCACGGCAGAAAACGCAGGATTCTGGGGAGACTTCTGAGACTGGGAGGAGAGTCCATCGGCTCTGTCATTGAACATTTCATGACTGCCGAAGCAGTAGAGCAGGCAAAAGCTCCCATGCCTGAACTTGAGAGGCTTTACAGAGAGGCGGTTCCCGAAGCTGTGGAATATCTGAGAGAGCTTTATACCTTAAGGGAGGGAGCTTATCATCTGAGCAGAAGATGGGACCGGACCTATAACGGGTAA